Proteins from a genomic interval of Pseudomonas sp. RC10:
- a CDS encoding FdhF/YdeP family oxidoreductase → MQLLHPAAHSTAHYRPYTSASGGWGSAHSVMNILWREQAYAKAPAALMRQNKPKGFACVSCAWAKPGNPHALEFCENGAKATAWELTSLRTGPDFFEQHSLTDLRTWADHDLEQHGRLTHPLRYDTATDRYQKTSWEEAYAEIGAQLRQLQPEEAVFYASGRASLEASFMYQLLARAYGNNNLPDSSNMCHESTSVGLQESIGVPVGTVTLADFEHTDCIFFFGQNVGSNSPRMLHPLQEARKRNVPIITFNPLRERGLERFVNPQSPREMLGPDSTVISTQYHQVAIGGDTAAVMGIAKALLDMDRVSGGSVLDHDFIAEHTDGFDTFVADVDRHTWPELENRSGLNRSALEAAATVYARSERVMIIYGMGMTQHRHGVENVQMLVNLLLMRGNIGKTGAGICPVRGHSNVQGQRTVGITEDPAKVPKDKIEALFGFKVPERKGLATVDTCMGILDGSVKAFIGLGGNFLRAIPDTDRMEPAWSRLEMNVQVATKLNRTHLLPGKRAWLLPCLGRIERDVQDGVDQVYTTEDSTGCIRAWQGRSEPGGEQLRSEVAIIAGLALATLNDEARIPWEAWRQDYAKIRAAISEVYPEIFHDMESRMWEPGGFHRPLPAAQRQWKTVTGKARFIAPRGLDEDDDVSPGHGARDAIQLMTLRSNDQFNTTIYGYEDRFRGVSGTRSVVFMNRNDIVRLGFAPGEWVTLRTAIEPEVLREVGPMQIIAYDIPVGCAAAYYPECNPLVPLWHHAERSKVPAAKSVPVTLHKAQPDARARARALPLKDQVV, encoded by the coding sequence ATGCAACTTCTTCATCCCGCCGCACACTCGACCGCCCATTACCGGCCCTATACCTCCGCCTCGGGAGGCTGGGGGTCGGCGCATTCGGTCATGAACATCCTGTGGCGCGAACAGGCGTACGCCAAGGCGCCCGCCGCTTTGATGCGGCAGAACAAGCCCAAGGGTTTCGCCTGTGTCAGTTGCGCCTGGGCCAAACCGGGCAACCCTCACGCGCTGGAGTTTTGCGAGAACGGCGCGAAGGCCACGGCCTGGGAGTTGACCTCGCTGCGCACCGGGCCGGATTTCTTTGAGCAGCATTCGTTGACGGATTTGCGCACCTGGGCTGACCACGACCTGGAGCAACATGGTCGCCTTACGCACCCCCTGCGTTATGACACTGCGACCGACCGCTACCAGAAAACCAGCTGGGAAGAGGCGTACGCGGAGATTGGCGCGCAGCTGCGCCAGTTGCAGCCGGAAGAAGCGGTGTTTTACGCCTCGGGCCGGGCGTCGCTGGAAGCATCGTTCATGTACCAACTGCTGGCCCGCGCTTATGGCAACAACAACCTGCCGGACAGCTCGAACATGTGCCACGAAAGCACGTCGGTGGGGTTGCAGGAGAGCATCGGCGTCCCGGTCGGCACAGTGACGCTGGCGGATTTCGAGCACACCGACTGCATTTTTTTCTTCGGCCAGAACGTCGGCAGCAACAGCCCGCGCATGCTTCACCCGTTGCAGGAAGCTCGCAAGCGCAACGTGCCGATCATCACCTTCAACCCCCTGCGTGAACGGGGATTGGAGCGCTTCGTCAATCCGCAATCCCCCCGGGAAATGCTCGGGCCGGACTCCACGGTGATCAGCACTCAATACCATCAGGTAGCGATTGGCGGCGACACGGCCGCGGTGATGGGCATCGCCAAGGCGCTGCTGGACATGGACCGGGTGTCAGGTGGTTCGGTGCTCGATCATGATTTCATCGCCGAGCACACCGACGGTTTCGACACCTTCGTCGCTGACGTGGATCGACACACCTGGCCGGAGCTGGAAAACCGCTCGGGCTTGAACCGCAGCGCGCTGGAAGCCGCGGCCACGGTGTACGCCCGCAGCGAGCGGGTGATGATTATCTACGGCATGGGCATGACCCAGCATCGTCACGGCGTCGAGAACGTGCAGATGCTGGTCAACCTGCTGTTGATGCGCGGCAACATTGGCAAGACGGGGGCGGGGATCTGCCCGGTGCGCGGGCATTCCAACGTGCAGGGCCAGCGCACCGTGGGCATCACCGAAGACCCGGCCAAAGTGCCGAAGGACAAGATCGAGGCGCTGTTCGGCTTCAAGGTGCCGGAGCGCAAGGGCCTGGCCACGGTGGATACGTGCATGGGCATTCTCGACGGCAGCGTCAAAGCGTTCATCGGGTTGGGCGGCAACTTTCTGCGCGCGATCCCGGACACGGACCGCATGGAGCCTGCCTGGTCGCGGCTGGAAATGAACGTGCAAGTGGCGACCAAACTCAATCGCACGCATCTGTTGCCAGGCAAGCGGGCGTGGCTGCTGCCGTGCCTCGGACGGATTGAAAGGGATGTGCAGGACGGCGTCGATCAGGTTTACACCACGGAAGACAGCACCGGTTGCATCCGGGCCTGGCAGGGTCGGAGCGAGCCGGGCGGCGAACAGTTGCGTTCGGAAGTGGCGATCATTGCGGGACTGGCACTGGCCACGTTGAATGACGAAGCGCGTATCCCGTGGGAGGCATGGCGTCAGGATTACGCGAAGATTCGGGCCGCAATCAGCGAGGTTTATCCCGAGATATTCCATGACATGGAATCGCGCATGTGGGAACCAGGTGGGTTTCACCGCCCACTCCCGGCGGCCCAGCGTCAGTGGAAAACCGTGACCGGCAAGGCCCGCTTCATCGCACCTCGGGGCCTGGATGAAGACGATGACGTCTCGCCGGGCCATGGCGCCCGCGATGCGATTCAGCTGATGACCCTGCGCAGCAACGATCAATTCAACACCACGATTTACGGCTATGAAGACCGTTTTCGCGGGGTGTCCGGTACGCGCAGCGTAGTGTTCATGAACCGCAACGACATCGTGCGGCTGGGCTTCGCGCCGGGTGAATGGGTCACGCTGCGCACCGCCATCGAGCCTGAGGTGTTGAGGGAAGTGGGTCCGATGCAAATCATCGCCTACGACATCCCGGTCGGCTGCGCGGCGGCCTACTACCCGGAATGCAACCCGCTGGTCCCGCTGTGGCACCACGCCGAACGCAGCAAAGTCCCGGCGGCGAAGTCGGTGCCGGTGACCTTGCACAAGGCCCAGCCCGATGCCCGTGCGCGGGCGAGGGCATTGCCGTTGAAGGATCAGGTGGTGTGA
- a CDS encoding catalase family protein, whose translation MTDLPVTRLPVVPLPFEHSFEEIPDDEAETSKELAETLHSIMETTFKDEGHANRSVHAKSHGLLKGRLIVPEGLPPQLAQGAFAKPGTFPAVMRFSTNPGDILDDKVSTPRGLALKLIGVEGPRLPGSEGDVTQDFVMQNAKAFTAATPKAFLRTLKLLAKTTDKAPGMKKAFSALLRGVESTIEAMGGESGTLKSLGGHPQTHILGETFYTVVPLLYGPYYAKISVAPVSDTLTALTDKHVDFGGNPDGLRQAVLDYFAQHGGVWEVRVQLASDLKKMPVEDASVVWPEDVSPYVTVARVEVDPQPSWSPEHVREIDDGMAFSPWHGLQAHRPIGGVMRVRKPSYEMSSGFRAAHNGCPIHEPR comes from the coding sequence ATGACCGACTTACCTGTCACCCGTTTGCCAGTGGTGCCGCTGCCGTTCGAGCACTCTTTCGAAGAGATCCCCGACGACGAGGCCGAGACCAGCAAAGAGTTGGCCGAAACGCTGCACTCGATCATGGAAACCACTTTCAAGGATGAAGGGCACGCCAACCGCAGCGTCCACGCGAAGTCCCACGGGCTGCTGAAAGGCCGCCTGATTGTGCCGGAAGGTTTGCCGCCTCAGCTTGCCCAAGGCGCATTCGCCAAGCCAGGCACGTTCCCGGCCGTGATGCGGTTCTCGACCAACCCCGGCGACATCCTCGACGACAAGGTCTCGACCCCACGCGGTCTGGCGCTGAAGCTCATCGGCGTTGAAGGCCCGCGCCTGCCAGGTTCGGAAGGTGACGTCACCCAGGATTTTGTGATGCAAAACGCCAAGGCGTTCACCGCCGCCACCCCCAAGGCGTTTTTGCGCACGCTGAAATTGCTGGCGAAAACGACGGATAAGGCGCCGGGCATGAAGAAAGCCTTCTCGGCGTTGTTGCGCGGCGTCGAGTCCACCATTGAAGCCATGGGTGGCGAAAGCGGCACTTTGAAAAGCCTCGGTGGCCATCCGCAAACCCATATCCTCGGTGAAACCTTCTACACCGTGGTGCCGCTGTTGTACGGACCGTATTACGCCAAGATTTCCGTCGCGCCGGTGTCGGACACCTTGACCGCGCTGACCGACAAACACGTCGATTTCGGCGGCAACCCCGATGGCTTGCGTCAGGCCGTGCTCGACTATTTCGCTCAGCACGGCGGGGTGTGGGAGGTGCGCGTACAACTCGCCAGCGACCTCAAGAAAATGCCGGTCGAGGACGCGTCGGTGGTCTGGCCGGAAGACGTCAGCCCCTACGTGACCGTCGCCCGGGTCGAGGTCGATCCGCAGCCTTCGTGGAGTCCGGAACACGTGCGCGAGATTGACGACGGCATGGCGTTCAGTCCGTGGCACGGCTTGCAGGCCCATCGTCCGATTGGTGGCGTGATGCGAGTGCGCAAGCCGTCGTACGAGATGTCGTCGGGTTTCCGTGCAGCGCACAACGGCTGCCCGATTCACGAACCACGCTGA
- a CDS encoding alpha/beta hydrolase, with protein sequence MHFLGGSHRTWFPTLPYLDGEHECVALDTPGFGDAADVEGYSVEAMVEHVDRFIRGLGLQNVVLVGHSMTGKVAVVLASRSPEYLKGLVLVAPSPPGPQPMSEADRDQQRAYGKTRPEAEAFVDESSAFRLPDDVREVAIADAQQVNLNAWRAWVDHGSREDWSERLGTLDYPVLLVCGEADEQVPGPDEQRRTTLAAFPHSQLEIIPDAGHLMPLQTPRALARLMLDFARQQCG encoded by the coding sequence ATGCATTTCCTTGGCGGCTCGCATCGGACATGGTTTCCGACCCTGCCGTATCTGGACGGCGAGCATGAATGCGTGGCGCTGGACACCCCCGGTTTTGGCGACGCCGCCGACGTGGAGGGTTACAGCGTCGAGGCGATGGTCGAGCACGTGGACCGTTTCATTCGCGGCCTCGGCTTGCAAAACGTCGTACTGGTCGGCCACTCGATGACCGGCAAAGTGGCCGTGGTACTGGCGTCGCGCTCACCCGAGTATTTGAAAGGGCTGGTGTTGGTGGCGCCCTCCCCACCTGGCCCGCAACCCATGAGCGAGGCGGACCGCGATCAGCAGCGCGCGTATGGCAAGACGCGTCCGGAAGCCGAGGCCTTCGTCGATGAGTCCAGCGCGTTTCGCCTGCCGGACGATGTTCGCGAAGTGGCCATCGCCGACGCCCAGCAAGTCAACTTGAACGCCTGGCGTGCGTGGGTCGATCACGGCAGTCGTGAGGACTGGAGCGAGCGCCTCGGGACGCTCGATTACCCCGTGTTGCTGGTCTGTGGCGAGGCCGACGAGCAAGTGCCTGGCCCGGACGAACAGCGTCGCACCACGCTGGCGGCCTTCCCTCACAGCCAGCTTGAAATCATTCCAGACGCCGGGCACCTGATGCCGCTGCAAACGCCAAGGGCGCTGGCCAGATTGATGCTCGATTTCGCCCGCCAACAGTGCGGCTGA